The proteins below are encoded in one region of Patescibacteria group bacterium:
- a CDS encoding DUF4962 domain-containing protein, with translation MFLKKLSDYHLFLLAFFVVIAFIFVFSPRQPTRKIPQEVEIALITGEVSRPETLMPLSDTIIEETKPHFEWNPAPNFLAQKYLFQLSSVPTFLKDLVEGDPRAADFKVPKSLDSGVYFWRVRAINSNGDKSLWSFKSCFVLGPMEQKFPSPELTSPVYERIKFVPGQKIAINFKWEPSYYSPYCFVFPQKYLVEIGQDAYFKTVLYNREVATNKLPLEDTAILLNAMPQGVASTPFFWKVKPVDNWGQEGEWSKTENFYLVDSTVSKL, from the coding sequence ATGTTTCTAAAAAAACTGTCTGATTACCACCTGTTTTTATTGGCGTTTTTTGTTGTTATAGCTTTTATCTTTGTATTCTCGCCTCGCCAGCCCACAAGGAAAATTCCTCAAGAGGTGGAGATAGCTTTGATAACTGGAGAAGTATCACGACCAGAAACGCTCATGCCTTTAAGCGACACCATTATTGAGGAAACCAAACCACATTTTGAGTGGAATCCCGCCCCAAACTTTTTGGCGCAAAAATACCTCTTTCAGCTTTCTTCCGTTCCAACATTTTTAAAGGATTTGGTGGAAGGAGATCCCAGAGCCGCCGATTTTAAAGTTCCAAAAAGTCTGGACTCCGGAGTCTATTTTTGGCGGGTAAGAGCGATTAACAGCAACGGAGATAAAAGTCTCTGGAGCTTTAAAAGTTGTTTTGTGCTAGGTCCTATGGAGCAAAAATTTCCCTCCCCCGAACTTACAAGTCCAGTTTACGAGCGGATTAAATTTGTTCCGGGGCAGAAAATAGCCATTAACTTTAAGTGGGAGCCTTCGTATTACAGCCCCTACTGTTTTGTCTTTCCCCAAAAGTATCTTGTGGAAATTGGACAAGATGCTTATTTTAAGACGGTTCTGTATAATAGGGAAGTTGCGACCAATAAATTGCCATTGGAGGATACAGCAATCCTGCTTAATGCCATGCCCCAAGGTGTTGCCAGCACTCCATTTTTTTGGAAAGTCAAACCCGTAGATAATTGGGGACAAGAGGGGGAGTGGAGCAAGACCGAGAATTTTTATTTAGTAGACTCAACAGTTAGTAAGCTTTAA
- a CDS encoding glycosyltransferase, translating into MSNAQPKIAIIHDYLNAYGGQEDVTNAIWEMYPNAPIYTALWDPTAFEGTGAFKGADIRVPKWATTSFVNKFYKYFTFLYPILFETTDLSEFDIVISSSANFAKGVVTRSDQLHISYIHTPPRFLWGYPTETAKRDKWYWRIILNPLDSFLRIWDYNASQRPDFLLCNSTEVRGRIKKFYGRDAKIIHPFLTVKEGKSQNKTKDEEEYYLVVTRISRYKHVDNVILACEALEKNLIVAGSGKEFDTVKALADEVNARGKCKVQMLGFVPEEKKAELLKSCQALIYNVEYEDFGIAPLEAMYFGKPCIVPNQGGFKDTVKDSYNGVFSMDTSVESLKQAILKFESIKNVNWDKNCQETAKNFTKEIFQQKFREFVEEKWKSWKK; encoded by the coding sequence ATGTCAAATGCCCAACCAAAAATTGCCATAATTCATGACTACCTAAACGCCTACGGCGGGCAGGAAGATGTCACTAACGCTATTTGGGAAATGTATCCTAATGCCCCTATTTATACGGCATTGTGGGACCCAACAGCCTTTGAGGGAACAGGGGCGTTTAAAGGCGCGGATATTCGCGTTCCCAAATGGGCAACCACAAGCTTTGTCAATAAATTCTATAAGTATTTTACTTTTTTGTACCCCATTCTTTTTGAAACCACCGATCTTAGTGAATTTGATATCGTGATCTCCTCCAGCGCCAATTTTGCCAAGGGGGTGGTAACTCGCTCTGACCAACTACATATTTCCTACATTCACACCCCGCCCAGATTTTTGTGGGGCTACCCTACCGAAACTGCTAAGCGCGACAAATGGTACTGGAGAATTATTTTAAACCCACTGGATTCTTTTTTGCGTATTTGGGACTACAATGCTTCCCAAAGACCCGACTTTTTGCTCTGCAACTCTACCGAGGTGCGAGGACGAATTAAAAAGTTTTATGGACGAGATGCCAAAATTATTCACCCATTTTTAACTGTAAAAGAGGGTAAATCTCAAAACAAAACTAAAGATGAAGAGGAATACTACTTGGTGGTCACTCGCATTTCTCGTTATAAACATGTGGATAATGTAATTTTGGCTTGCGAAGCTTTGGAAAAAAATCTCATTGTAGCCGGAAGCGGTAAGGAGTTTGATACCGTAAAAGCTTTGGCGGATGAGGTAAATGCACGGGGTAAATGCAAAGTTCAGATGCTGGGGTTTGTTCCCGAAGAAAAAAAGGCCGAGCTTTTAAAAAGTTGTCAGGCATTAATTTACAATGTCGAGTACGAAGATTTTGGGATTGCCCCTCTGGAGGCGATGTACTTTGGAAAACCCTGCATTGTTCCTAATCAGGGTGGTTTTAAAGATACGGTAAAAGATAGCTATAATGGGGTTTTTTCGATGGACACCAGCGTTGAATCTTTAAAGCAAGCTATTCTAAAATTTGAAAGCATTAAAAATGTCAACTGGGATAAAAATTGCCAAGAAACCGCCAAGAATTTTACCAAAGAAATCTTCCAACAGAAGTTCCGAGAATTTGTGGAGGAAAAGTGGAAAAGTTGGAAAAAGTAA
- the mutM gene encoding bifunctional DNA-formamidopyrimidine glycosylase/DNA-(apurinic or apyrimidinic site) lyase: MPEFPEVYTIVTDLSREFIGCKINAVKVIDAKLVRPNVAYLKKIINTPIINITQKGKTIVFKFANEMVMTFHLRMTGRLLLGDDNSKTSPHTKIVFNIKDKKLLFNEVRKFGYCEVIPLEEFSAKFANLAPNIIDMTKEDFVKRVSAKNTIIKRALLDQTVVAGIGNIYASEGLWLVKIHPQEKTRELSSKDLGKLLTSLISVVKKGIANRGSTLGDKSFVDLYGKAGTAQNFLKVYGQVGLPCPRCKTPILVTRIFQRSSYFCPKCQCP; encoded by the coding sequence GTGCCAGAATTCCCCGAAGTTTATACAATTGTAACTGATTTATCTCGTGAGTTTATCGGTTGCAAAATAAATGCCGTCAAAGTAATTGATGCCAAGCTTGTTCGTCCCAATGTTGCGTATCTTAAAAAGATCATCAATACACCTATCATTAACATCACACAAAAAGGTAAGACGATAGTTTTTAAGTTTGCAAACGAGATGGTTATGACATTTCATTTGCGGATGACGGGGAGGTTACTTCTAGGAGACGACAATAGTAAAACTAGTCCTCATACCAAAATTGTTTTTAACATCAAAGATAAGAAATTACTTTTTAATGAGGTGCGAAAGTTTGGTTATTGTGAGGTTATTCCTTTAGAGGAATTTAGTGCTAAATTTGCCAATTTAGCACCAAACATAATAGATATGACTAAGGAAGATTTTGTAAAAAGAGTCTCTGCCAAAAATACCATCATTAAACGAGCCCTACTTGATCAAACTGTAGTTGCTGGAATCGGAAACATTTACGCTAGCGAAGGTTTATGGTTGGTTAAAATCCATCCCCAAGAAAAAACTCGGGAACTCTCATCAAAAGATTTGGGGAAGTTGTTAACAAGCCTTATTTCCGTAGTCAAAAAAGGGATCGCAAATAGGGGATCAACCTTGGGAGACAAATCCTTTGTAGATCTTTATGGTAAAGCTGGCACGGCACAGAACTTTTTGAAAGTTTATGGGCAGGTCGGGTTACCTTGTCCCCGTTGTAAAACACCAATTCTCGTTACGAGAATTTTCCAAAGAAGCAGTTATTTTTGCCCCAAATGCCAATGCCCATAA